The Polaribacter sp. MED152 region CCTTCATCATAACCAACATAACCAGGAGGTGCACCAACTAATCTACTCACAGAATGACGCTCTTGATACTCGCTCATATCTATTCTTGTCATCGCATTTTCATCATCAAAAAGATATTCAGCTAAAGCTTTTGCTAACTCAGTTTTACCAACTCCTGTTGTACCCAAGAATAAGAAACTTCCTATAGGTTTGTTAGGGTTTTGTAGGCCTGCTTTAGATCTTCTTACTGCATCAGAAATGGCCACAATTGCTTCTTCTTGGCCAACAACTCTTTTATGTAATTGATCTTCTAATTTCAAAAGCTTTTCGCGTTCAGATTGTATCATTTTTGTAACAGGAATTCCTGTCCATTTTGCTACAACCTCTGCAATATCATCTAAAGTCACTTCTTCTTTAATCAAAGATTTTTCATTCTGATTTTCTTGCAAAACCTTTTGATAAGCTTCTAAATCTTCTTGCGCTTTTTTAATTTTACCATATCTAATTTCAGCAACTTTTCCATAATCTCCTTCACGTTCTGCTTTTTCAGCTTCAGATTTAAAATCTTCAATAGCGGCCTTAGTATTTTGAATATTATCTACAACCTCTTTTTCCGACTTCCATTTTGCATTAATTTCATTACGTTCTTCTTTTAAATTAGCTAAATCCGAACGTAAAGAATTTAATTTTACTTCGTCTTTTTCACGTTTAATGGCTTCAATCTCTATCTCTAACTGCATTACTTTTCTATCTAATACATCTAATTCTTCTGGTTTAGAGTTGATTTCCATTCGTAATTTTGATGCAGCCTCATCCATTAAATCTATGGCTTTATCTGGTAAAAAACGGTTGGTAATATATCTTTGAGATAATTCTACAGCACCAATAATGGCTTCATCTTTAATACGAACTTTATGGTGTGTTTCGTACTTTTCTTTAATTCCTCTAAGAATAGAAATAGCGCTTTCTGTATCTGGCTCATTTACCTGTACTTTTTGAAATCTACGTTCTAAGGCTTTGTCTTTTTCAAAATATTTTTGATATTCATCTAAAGTAGTTGCACCTATTGCACGCAATTCTCCTCTAGCTAAAGCTGGTTTTAAAATATTTGCGGCATCCATTGCACCTTGTCCACCTCCAGCACCAACTAAAGTATGAATTTCATCAATGAATAAAACAATGTCACCTTCAGAAGTAGTAACCTCTTTGATTACTGCTTTTAAACGCTCTTCAAATTCACCTTTGTATTTTGCACCAGCAATTAATGCACCCATATCTAAAGAAAAAATTAATTTATCTTTTAGGTTTTCTGGTACATCACCATCTACAATTCTATGAGCTAAACCTTCTGCAATAGCTGTTTTACCAGTACCTGGTTCACCAACTAAAATCGGGTTATTCTTAGTTCTTCGAGATAAAATTTGAAGAAGTCTTCTAATTTCTTCATCTCTACCAATAACAGGATCTAACTTGTTCTCTTGGGCAAGTTGATTCAAATTTTTAGCATATTTATTTAAAGAATTGTAAGTTTCTTCTTGGTTTTGCGAAGTCACATTATCTCCTTTTCTTAACTCTTCAATGGCTGCTTTTAAATCTTTTTCATGAACTCCTTGGTCTTTTAAAACCTGGG contains the following coding sequences:
- the clpB gene encoding ATP-dependent chaperone ClpB; this translates as MNFNNYTTKSQETIQMAQQIAQGYGHNQIENEHIFKALIQVDENVLPFLLKKLNINIGLITQILDKQLESLPKVSGAELMLSREAGTSLNEASIIAKNMKDDYVSIEHLILAIFKSKSKIAQVLKDQGVHEKDLKAAIEELRKGDNVTSQNQEETYNSLNKYAKNLNQLAQENKLDPVIGRDEEIRRLLQILSRRTKNNPILVGEPGTGKTAIAEGLAHRIVDGDVPENLKDKLIFSLDMGALIAGAKYKGEFEERLKAVIKEVTTSEGDIVLFIDEIHTLVGAGGGQGAMDAANILKPALARGELRAIGATTLDEYQKYFEKDKALERRFQKVQVNEPDTESAISILRGIKEKYETHHKVRIKDEAIIGAVELSQRYITNRFLPDKAIDLMDEAASKLRMEINSKPEELDVLDRKVMQLEIEIEAIKREKDEVKLNSLRSDLANLKEERNEINAKWKSEKEVVDNIQNTKAAIEDFKSEAEKAEREGDYGKVAEIRYGKIKKAQEDLEAYQKVLQENQNEKSLIKEEVTLDDIAEVVAKWTGIPVTKMIQSEREKLLKLEDQLHKRVVGQEEAIVAISDAVRRSKAGLQNPNKPIGSFLFLGTTGVGKTELAKALAEYLFDDENAMTRIDMSEYQERHSVSRLVGAPPGYVGYDEGGQLTEAVRRKPYSVVLLDEIEKAHPDTFNVLLQVLDEGRLTDNKGRVADFKNAIIIMTSNMGSHIIQEKFSDPKADLDAVTELAKIEVLGLLKKSVRPEFLNRIDDVIMFTPLNKVDIFEIVKLQIDQLKKMIGKQEITLDATDEAITYLAQKGFQPEFGARPVKRVIQKEVLNQLSKEILAGRITTDSIILLDAFDDKLVFRNQSDLVEN